A DNA window from Massilia putida contains the following coding sequences:
- a CDS encoding restriction endonuclease, translating to MALRMGGQHFECLTGVLWVKQGHETYRTPSTKGYGVDVVAISGDRGQLVQAKSPGKDGAMLG from the coding sequence ATGGCGCTGCGCATGGGCGGACAGCACTTCGAATGCCTGACCGGCGTCCTGTGGGTAAAGCAGGGTCACGAAACCTATCGCACGCCGAGTACCAAGGGCTATGGAGTGGATGTCGTTGCCATCTCGGGAGACCGCGGACAGCTGGTGCAGGCTAAGAGCCCGGGCAAGGATGGGGCCATGCTCGGCTGA
- a CDS encoding helix-turn-helix transcriptional regulator has product MYQQTVDVAVERRASSNRADVRFLRLKEVLAICGKSRSSVYDAIKKGDFPKPVKLSGRSSAWIKSEVEQWAVECIRASRRDSRP; this is encoded by the coding sequence ATGTATCAGCAAACGGTCGATGTGGCGGTTGAACGCCGTGCGTCGAGCAATCGTGCCGACGTTCGGTTCCTCAGACTTAAGGAAGTGCTCGCCATCTGCGGCAAGTCGCGAAGTAGCGTCTACGACGCAATCAAAAAAGGTGACTTCCCAAAACCGGTAAAGCTCAGCGGCAGGTCGTCCGCGTGGATCAAGAGCGAAGTGGAACAGTGGGCTGTCGAATGCATTCGCGCCAGCCGACGGGATTCAAGGCCTTGA